The following proteins are co-located in the Deinococcus metallilatus genome:
- the thpR gene encoding RNA 2',3'-cyclic phosphodiesterase, translating to MKPVPRAEAPEAQPSPTAQDRTLRLFYALKVPGDAAAPLAEAQRQLRGNWRPVRADQFHITLAYLPAVPPEKVDDLKRLGAALTKDLPPMQIQLRGTGYFPNEGSPRVWFVKVEAEGLTDLATGLRDGVHALGLKTDDLPFKAHVTLARKKGPAPRIPPLTFDLGWQAGHAALIRSILRKTGPIYDTVSTFRFRGAASGQLPATSENTPPLTIHPPEETP from the coding sequence CAGCCCTCCCCCACGGCCCAGGACCGGACCCTCCGCCTCTTCTACGCCCTCAAGGTGCCCGGTGACGCGGCCGCCCCTCTCGCGGAAGCGCAGCGGCAACTGCGCGGCAACTGGCGCCCCGTCCGCGCGGACCAGTTCCACATCACCCTCGCCTACCTGCCCGCCGTGCCGCCAGAGAAGGTGGACGACCTCAAGCGGCTGGGCGCCGCACTGACCAAAGACCTCCCGCCCATGCAAATCCAGTTGCGCGGTACCGGCTACTTCCCCAACGAGGGCAGCCCGCGCGTCTGGTTCGTGAAGGTGGAGGCGGAAGGACTGACCGACCTGGCAACCGGCCTGCGCGACGGCGTTCACGCCCTGGGCCTCAAGACCGACGACCTCCCCTTCAAGGCCCACGTCACCCTCGCGCGCAAAAAAGGCCCGGCTCCCCGTATCCCCCCCCTCACCTTCGACCTCGGCTGGCAGGCGGGCCACGCGGCCCTGATCCGCAGCATCCTCCGTAAGACCGGCCCGATCTACGACACCGTGAGCACCTTCCGCTTCAGGGGAGCGGCCAGCGGCCAGCTTCCAGCGACCAGCGAAAACACCCCTCCACTCACCATTCATCCCCCAGAGGAGACGCCATGA
- the recA gene encoding recombinase RecA: MSKDNPKDFGTPGDSKERLKAIETAMTQIEKAFGKGSIMRLGAESKLDVQSVSTGSLSLDLALGVGGIPRGRVTEIYGPESGGKTTLALSIIAQAQKAGGTCAFIDAEHALDPVYARSLGVNTDELLVSQPDNGEQALEIMELLVRSGAIDVVVVDSVAALTPRAEIEGEMGDSLPGLQARLMSQALRKLTAILSKTGTAAIFINQVREKIGVMYGNPETTTGGRALKFYASVRLDVRKIGQPVKLGNDAVGNTVKVKTVKNKVAPPFKEVELTLMYGKGFDQLSDLVTLASDMDIIKKAGSFYSYGDERIGQGKEKAIAYIAERPEMEQEIRDRVLASIKEGRDPIAAAPETPALAE, from the coding sequence ATGAGCAAGGACAACCCCAAGGACTTCGGCACGCCCGGCGACAGCAAGGAACGCCTCAAGGCCATCGAGACGGCCATGACGCAGATCGAGAAGGCGTTCGGCAAAGGCTCGATCATGCGCCTGGGCGCCGAGAGCAAGCTCGACGTGCAAAGCGTCAGCACCGGCAGCCTCAGCCTCGACCTCGCGCTGGGCGTGGGCGGTATCCCGCGTGGGCGCGTCACGGAGATTTACGGCCCCGAGTCGGGCGGCAAGACCACGCTGGCGCTAAGCATCATCGCGCAGGCCCAGAAGGCGGGCGGCACCTGCGCCTTTATCGACGCCGAACACGCCCTCGACCCCGTGTACGCCCGCAGCCTCGGCGTCAACACCGACGAACTCCTCGTCTCCCAGCCAGACAACGGCGAGCAGGCGCTGGAGATCATGGAGCTGCTGGTGCGCTCCGGCGCGATTGACGTGGTCGTCGTGGACTCCGTCGCCGCCCTGACCCCCCGCGCCGAGATCGAGGGCGAGATGGGTGACAGCCTCCCCGGCCTGCAGGCCCGCCTGATGTCGCAGGCCCTGCGCAAGCTGACCGCCATCCTCTCCAAGACCGGCACCGCCGCCATCTTCATCAACCAGGTGCGCGAGAAGATCGGCGTGATGTACGGCAACCCGGAGACGACCACCGGGGGCCGCGCGCTGAAGTTCTACGCCTCGGTGCGCCTCGATGTCCGCAAGATTGGCCAGCCGGTCAAGCTGGGCAACGACGCGGTGGGCAATACCGTGAAGGTCAAGACCGTCAAGAACAAGGTCGCGCCGCCCTTCAAGGAAGTCGAACTGACGCTGATGTACGGCAAGGGCTTCGACCAGCTCAGCGATCTGGTGACGCTCGCCTCCGACATGGACATCATCAAGAAGGCCGGGAGCTTCTACTCCTACGGCGACGAGCGCATCGGCCAGGGCAAGGAAAAAGCCATCGCCTACATCGCCGAGCGCCCCGAGATGGAGCAGGAAATCCGCGACCGCGTGCTGGCGAGCATCAAGGAAGGCCGCGATCCCATCGCCGCTGCGCCCGAAACCCCCGCGCTGGCGGAGTGA
- a CDS encoding AbrB/MazE/SpoVT family DNA-binding domain-containing protein: MRTKAATISSKGQVVLPREVRERLGVGQGDEVEFVMDDQGVHVRPKRDGDNPFLAWVGAAPLPAGQTTEDFIRETRHEGMSDEELRILRSGPGARVIALEETPDKEAAGAEIGSGS, translated from the coding sequence ATGCGGACTAAGGCGGCCACCATCAGCAGCAAGGGGCAGGTTGTTCTGCCGCGTGAGGTGCGGGAGCGGCTGGGCGTCGGACAGGGAGATGAGGTCGAATTCGTGATGGACGACCAGGGGGTTCACGTCCGCCCCAAAAGGGACGGGGACAATCCGTTCCTGGCCTGGGTAGGTGCGGCCCCACTCCCCGCTGGACAGACCACCGAGGACTTCATCCGTGAGACACGCCATGAGGGAATGAGCGACGAGGAACTCCGCATCCTGCGAAGTGGCCCCGGTGCGCGCGTTATTGCTCTGGAAGAGACACCGGACAAAGAGGCGGCGGGCGCTGAGATCGGGAGCGGTTCTTGA
- a CDS encoding type II toxin-antitoxin system VapC family toxin, whose product MKTALDTNIISELLDATPKAQAVARRLASLHAQGPLVICGVVYAELHARPNTPRTLIDSFLQATGVTLDPEMNPAIWAEAGRANADHHARKRAGGERGIRPVLPDFLIGAHALHRADRLFTLNPNDFGDFPALTVVTL is encoded by the coding sequence TTGAAGACCGCCCTGGACACCAACATCATCAGCGAACTGCTGGACGCCACACCCAAGGCTCAAGCTGTCGCCCGGCGCCTCGCCAGTCTTCACGCGCAAGGCCCGCTTGTGATCTGCGGTGTGGTCTACGCCGAACTCCACGCCCGGCCCAACACGCCCCGCACTCTCATCGACTCGTTTCTCCAGGCCACCGGCGTCACGCTCGACCCTGAGATGAATCCTGCCATCTGGGCTGAGGCGGGCCGGGCGAACGCTGACCACCATGCGCGCAAACGTGCAGGCGGCGAACGCGGCATCCGCCCCGTCCTGCCCGACTTTCTGATCGGTGCCCATGCCCTGCACCGGGCGGACCGCCTGTTCACCCTCAACCCCAACGACTTTGGCGACTTCCCCGCATTGACCGTTGTTACCCTCTGA
- a CDS encoding biotin transporter BioY: MTQATHPTLARTLAPTPSLARDLLLILGGAALVALVAQVELPLKPVPVTLQTLAVLLVGAALGWKRGAASLTTYLLAGAAGLPVFAGGSAGLVKFAGPTGGYLLSYVFAAALVGWLVQRYALDRRPLGAALAMLVASVVIYTFGLTWLSAVTGLKGQALLNAGLTPFLAGDSLKIGLAALLLPGAWALARRR; the protein is encoded by the coding sequence ATGACGCAAGCCACCCACCCCACCCTCGCCCGCACGCTCGCGCCCACGCCCAGCCTCGCCCGTGACCTGCTGCTGATCCTCGGCGGCGCGGCCCTGGTCGCCCTGGTTGCGCAGGTCGAACTGCCGCTCAAGCCGGTGCCCGTCACCCTCCAGACGCTCGCCGTGCTGCTGGTCGGCGCGGCCCTGGGCTGGAAGCGTGGTGCGGCCAGCCTGACCACCTACCTCCTCGCGGGCGCGGCGGGCCTCCCGGTCTTCGCGGGCGGCAGCGCGGGCCTCGTCAAGTTCGCGGGGCCGACGGGCGGTTACCTCCTCAGCTATGTCTTCGCCGCCGCCCTCGTCGGCTGGCTGGTGCAGCGGTATGCGCTGGACCGGAGGCCCCTGGGCGCCGCCCTCGCCATGCTGGTCGCCAGCGTGGTCATCTACACCTTCGGCCTCACTTGGCTGAGCGCCGTCACCGGCCTGAAGGGGCAGGCGCTCCTGAACGCGGGCCTGACGCCCTTCCTGGCCGGGGACAGCCTGAAGATCGGGCTGGCGGCGCTGCTGCTGCCGGGGGCCTGGGCGTTGGCGCGGAGGCGTTAA